In Blastocatellia bacterium, the following are encoded in one genomic region:
- a CDS encoding AAA family ATPase — protein MIVTNNTEMVALDAELRSPLVEEFESKLAGRIVGQGRAVRSLASLYQVFQAGLASPNRPIGTMLFLGPTGSGKTRVAEAAAEILFGSPSAFVKIDCAEFQHSHEIAKLIGSPPGYLGHRETSPMLTEHNLSLYHTERNPFTLVLFDEIEKASDALWKLLLGILDRATLTLGDNRRVDFSQTIIIMTSNLGAKQMGQLINGSIGFAPAQANSVVDDKLDNKLYATALEAARRHFSPEFMNRIDKVVTFRSLKQQDLGQILDLELALVERRMTEGLSAQFSFKLTDEAREFLLVEGTDYQYGARHLKRSIERFLVHPFANLLASGQVRTGDAIVVDSNQARRGLAFMRDESVASMAQAAVERSQVMQTGGDRSLMVA, from the coding sequence ATGATTGTCACGAATAATACAGAGATGGTGGCGCTCGACGCCGAGTTGAGAAGCCCGCTCGTCGAAGAGTTCGAATCAAAGCTCGCGGGGCGCATCGTCGGCCAGGGGCGTGCCGTGCGGTCTCTCGCTTCGCTTTACCAGGTATTTCAGGCGGGGCTTGCCTCCCCCAACCGCCCGATAGGGACGATGTTGTTTTTGGGGCCGACCGGGTCGGGAAAGACCCGCGTCGCGGAAGCCGCCGCCGAAATACTTTTCGGCTCGCCGAGCGCGTTCGTAAAAATAGACTGCGCGGAGTTCCAGCACTCGCACGAGATCGCGAAACTGATCGGCTCGCCACCGGGCTATCTCGGCCACCGCGAGACCTCGCCCATGCTGACCGAACACAACCTGAGCCTTTACCACACGGAGCGCAACCCGTTCACGCTCGTGCTGTTTGACGAGATTGAAAAAGCTTCCGACGCGCTATGGAAGCTCCTGCTCGGCATACTCGACAGGGCCACGCTCACCTTAGGCGACAACCGCCGCGTGGACTTTTCGCAGACCATAATCATCATGACTTCCAACCTCGGCGCGAAGCAGATGGGCCAGCTCATCAACGGCTCCATCGGATTCGCCCCGGCGCAGGCCAACAGCGTCGTAGACGATAAATTAGATAACAAGCTCTACGCCACGGCGCTGGAAGCGGCCCGCCGTCATTTCAGCCCGGAGTTCATGAATCGTATAGACAAGGTGGTGACGTTCCGCAGCCTCAAGCAACAAGACCTCGGCCAGATACTTGACCTCGAACTCGCCTTAGTCGAGCGCCGGATGACGGAAGGCTTGAGCGCGCAATTCAGTTTCAAGCTCACCGACGAAGCGAGAGAGTTCTTGCTGGTCGAAGGCACGGATTATCAGTACGGCGCGCGCCACCTCAAACGCAGCATAGAGCGATTCCTCGTTCACCCGTTCGCCAACCTTCTCGCGAGCGGGCAGGTGCGAACCGGGGATGCGATTGTCGTTGACAGCAACCAGGCGAGGCGCGGGCTGGCTTTCATGCGCGACGAGTCGGTGGCGAGCATGGCACAAGCGGCTGTGGAGAGAAGTCAAGTTATGCAAACCGGCGGCGACCGCAGCCTTATGGTGGCCTGA
- a CDS encoding NF038122 family metalloprotease: protein MRRHPMRAAVLACLFVLNLTYFPLNLKADVSNASNASTWTRATASGTFARRMVDGRAVCLEASAEQARRIKGRDPNLSRPLPVSDQPGAQASGLKIMLRGPAQLQSFPLARAAFKRAAVRWEAFIQTEAVIVIDVDFGPTLFGEPFDDKVVSITDAQVLRGNCLYPAIRAGLISEAYTSEEISTYDSLPAKAVRTDKGDAAAMTASSATLRALGLINQVADAEAESSSFGPPPAIGFNSKFDFDFDPDDGIDQGKLDFESMASHEIGHVLGFISSVGQQEVNPSVGAEPSIWDLFRVRPDSTGEAIAAAPRIISSGGEQSFYAGDDSLALSTGRPDGTGGDGRQPSHWKDDILTGRYIGVMDPTIGPGEHQAITGNDISVLDAIGYRTSSPDPLLVPLISGRPEAGGLTAPPVNLGVLSRTQYSIAVPRGATRLKIDLSGDQDVDLFVRFGQRILIGGYRPVSDYRSATDANFESVTVTPSSSPPLRQGVYFIAIANFGKGDANFTVTATVTGGTTSSAISRAPAIFNLRANLEGDSLGLDYAATDCNGDLEMAEVSILDEAGRTISPLSRFAIAFGNSTQVESQLTVSGLGAIPQASLASVVLVDRSGNRSAEAIVDFSKAQEGGLTVTKASFDRSSLTLSVRGLADGLELEINGHTVAPPRKIKVKKSGTRLVIKGDAGQLSLKPGLNRVRVKNAFGWSNIFALTI, encoded by the coding sequence ATGCGCCGTCACCCCATGCGCGCTGCGGTTCTGGCCTGCCTGTTCGTCCTCAACTTGACCTACTTTCCTCTCAACCTCAAGGCCGACGTTTCGAATGCTTCAAATGCTTCCACCTGGACACGCGCGACCGCGTCAGGCACTTTCGCGCGCAGGATGGTTGACGGGCGAGCCGTTTGTCTCGAAGCCAGCGCCGAACAAGCTCGCAGAATCAAAGGGCGCGACCCGAACTTAAGCAGGCCGCTGCCGGTCTCGGATCAGCCCGGCGCTCAAGCTTCAGGCTTAAAGATAATGTTGCGCGGCCCGGCCCAGTTGCAGAGTTTCCCGCTCGCGCGAGCGGCCTTCAAGCGCGCAGCCGTTCGATGGGAGGCGTTCATTCAAACCGAGGCCGTTATCGTCATAGACGTTGATTTCGGCCCAACATTATTCGGCGAGCCATTCGACGATAAGGTAGTCAGCATCACTGACGCGCAGGTTCTCCGAGGCAACTGCCTTTATCCAGCGATCCGGGCCGGCCTGATTTCCGAAGCCTACACCTCCGAAGAAATCTCAACGTACGATTCGCTCCCCGCGAAGGCCGTGCGCACGGACAAGGGGGACGCCGCAGCCATGACGGCTTCGTCGGCAACGCTTCGCGCGCTGGGTTTGATCAATCAAGTGGCTGACGCTGAAGCCGAGTCGAGCAGTTTCGGCCCGCCCCCGGCAATCGGTTTCAATTCAAAGTTCGATTTTGATTTTGACCCTGACGATGGCATTGATCAGGGCAAGCTGGATTTCGAGAGCATGGCTTCGCACGAGATAGGCCACGTGCTCGGATTCATATCATCCGTCGGTCAGCAGGAAGTTAACCCTTCCGTCGGAGCCGAGCCATCAATATGGGATTTGTTCCGGGTTCGCCCCGACTCGACCGGCGAAGCCATCGCCGCCGCCCCGCGCATAATATCTTCGGGGGGAGAGCAGAGCTTTTACGCGGGCGACGATTCGCTGGCGTTATCAACGGGGCGGCCCGACGGCACGGGCGGCGATGGCCGACAGCCGTCGCATTGGAAGGACGACATTCTCACGGGGCGATACATAGGCGTCATGGACCCGACGATTGGGCCGGGCGAGCATCAGGCGATCACCGGAAACGACATAAGCGTTCTCGACGCCATCGGGTATAGGACCAGCAGCCCTGACCCGCTGCTCGTCCCTTTGATTTCGGGCCGGCCTGAAGCCGGAGGGCTGACCGCGCCGCCTGTGAATCTGGGCGTGCTTTCGCGGACGCAGTATTCGATTGCGGTCCCGCGAGGCGCTACTCGGTTGAAGATAGATTTAAGCGGGGATCAGGACGTAGACCTCTTCGTCCGGTTCGGCCAGAGAATATTGATCGGAGGCTACAGGCCGGTAAGCGATTACAGGTCCGCGACCGACGCGAACTTTGAAAGCGTGACCGTCACGCCGTCGAGTTCTCCGCCTCTGCGACAGGGAGTTTACTTCATAGCCATAGCGAACTTCGGGAAGGGCGACGCGAATTTCACCGTCACCGCGACCGTCACCGGCGGCACCACTAGCAGCGCCATCAGTCGCGCGCCCGCGATCTTCAACCTCAGAGCCAATCTCGAAGGCGACAGTTTAGGACTCGACTATGCCGCGACGGATTGCAATGGCGATTTGGAAATGGCTGAAGTGAGCATCCTTGACGAAGCGGGGCGCACGATTAGCCCCTTGTCGAGATTCGCGATAGCGTTCGGCAACTCGACTCAGGTTGAATCTCAATTGACCGTTAGCGGCCTGGGCGCGATCCCACAAGCGTCACTGGCGAGCGTTGTTTTAGTTGATCGCTCCGGCAATAGAAGCGCCGAAGCAATCGTTGATTTCAGCAAAGCTCAGGAAGGCGGGCTGACGGTGACAAAGGCTTCATTCGACCGTTCGAGTCTCACATTAAGCGTTCGCGGATTGGCGGACGGTTTGGAGCTAGAGATCAACGGCCATACGGTCGCGCCGCCGCGAAAAATCAAAGTGAAGAAATCAGGAACCAGGCTGGTGATTAAAGGCGATGCCGGTCAATTGTCTCTCAAGCCGGGACTCAATCGAGTTCGCGTGAAAAACGCGTTCGGGTGGTCGAATATTTTCGCGCTGACTATTTGA
- a CDS encoding M36 family metallopeptidase, translated as MRKIWFVLFLVALIAPSMTKLGASSAASATKISPWQSAVIGLPNYDIRNEVAEVERLSAAKAPGESAGLQARKNAIENFRAALSPEARENLRYEINEAGVPKVFFNLASALSRPSTGSADQVARAFLRQHNDVFGLTRSEVRGLKLENTDNDQGITFLNYTQTIDGISVFQGQVQMAIGAAGEVLSVMEGAVIPNGDINTTPVLSEGQALNQAFKYSGRLAPAAIEMVEARSERGGRARFRNPLGPGYEDILSELAVMRVGDRGVLAWHSYVEAGASEWYEICLDANTGALLLRNNLYADAAQGTVATRDPISTPRTLQSFVGDTVINTAAGWMGTSTVTTGNNVESYLDTDANNTPDPNNTAGLSNGHASSATQDFTFPFTLGVDPRTQRPASVTNLFYFCNVMHDFVYRLGFTESAGNFQTNNFGRGGTGNDSVRAEAQDGSGTNNANFATPPEGSRPRMQQFLFTQGTTSLSDDRDSSEDGDVVLHEYGHGVSNRLVGGPANTSCLGGTQAGAMGEGWSDYWAITFYNDGRVGEYVTNNTTNGIRRAAYTVPANPVHDSYADLGVGGFEVHRDGEVWAAALWDLRVTLGAAIADRIVLEGMKFTPCSPSFLNARDGILQADQSINGGANRCNIWTVFARHGMGVSATGNNGTTHNAATDVPSDCGGGGGGTTVFFDNFETSLGWVTNANGTDTATTGQWERGNPEDTNSSGPKQLGTTISGVNDLVTGRLAGASAGVNDIDGGVTSIRSPSITLPATGTLTLSFSFYLAHGSNASSADFLRVSIVSGATTTTVFQRLGAAADVDAAWASTSVSLNAFAGQTVTIRIEAADASGASLVEAGIDDVRVTRQ; from the coding sequence ATGCGTAAGATATGGTTTGTGTTATTCCTGGTTGCTTTGATCGCCCCTTCGATGACAAAGCTCGGCGCGTCGAGCGCTGCCTCGGCGACAAAGATTAGCCCCTGGCAATCCGCCGTCATAGGGTTGCCCAACTACGACATACGCAACGAGGTTGCGGAGGTCGAGAGACTCTCGGCTGCGAAAGCGCCGGGCGAGAGCGCCGGTTTGCAAGCGCGGAAGAACGCGATTGAAAATTTCCGCGCCGCCCTTTCACCTGAAGCCCGCGAAAACCTGCGCTACGAAATCAACGAGGCGGGCGTCCCGAAGGTTTTCTTCAATCTCGCCTCGGCGTTGTCCCGACCCTCGACCGGGTCCGCCGATCAGGTGGCGCGCGCGTTTCTCAGGCAGCACAACGACGTTTTCGGGCTGACGAGGAGTGAAGTGCGCGGCCTGAAACTTGAAAACACGGATAATGATCAGGGCATTACATTCCTGAATTACACTCAGACGATTGATGGCATTTCCGTATTTCAAGGCCAGGTGCAGATGGCCATAGGCGCTGCCGGGGAAGTGCTCAGTGTTATGGAAGGCGCGGTCATCCCGAACGGTGATATCAATACGACCCCGGTTTTGTCTGAAGGGCAGGCGCTCAACCAGGCGTTCAAGTATTCGGGCCGATTGGCCCCCGCCGCGATTGAGATGGTTGAGGCTCGTTCGGAGCGAGGCGGGCGCGCCCGTTTCCGAAACCCGCTAGGCCCCGGCTATGAAGACATACTCTCGGAGCTGGCCGTCATGCGCGTGGGCGACCGGGGCGTGCTCGCCTGGCACTCTTACGTCGAGGCCGGCGCAAGCGAGTGGTACGAGATATGTTTGGACGCGAACACGGGCGCGCTGTTGTTGCGCAATAACCTCTACGCGGACGCGGCGCAGGGAACGGTCGCGACGCGAGACCCGATTTCCACGCCGCGCACGCTACAATCTTTCGTGGGCGACACCGTGATAAATACGGCGGCGGGGTGGATGGGCACTTCGACCGTCACGACAGGCAACAACGTAGAATCGTACCTCGACACGGACGCGAACAACACTCCCGACCCCAACAACACGGCGGGGCTTTCGAACGGGCACGCTTCTTCTGCAACGCAGGATTTCACGTTCCCGTTCACGCTCGGCGTAGACCCGCGCACGCAAAGGCCCGCGTCGGTGACGAACCTCTTCTACTTCTGCAACGTCATGCATGACTTCGTCTACAGGCTCGGCTTCACGGAGTCGGCTGGGAACTTCCAGACCAACAACTTCGGTCGCGGCGGCACGGGTAACGATTCCGTCAGGGCCGAAGCGCAAGACGGGTCGGGCACAAACAACGCCAACTTTGCGACCCCGCCCGAAGGGAGCCGCCCGCGCATGCAGCAGTTCCTCTTCACGCAAGGGACGACCTCTCTCAGCGACGACCGCGACAGTTCGGAAGACGGTGACGTTGTGCTGCATGAGTACGGTCACGGCGTATCGAATCGCCTTGTCGGCGGGCCTGCCAACACTAGCTGCCTCGGCGGCACCCAAGCGGGCGCTATGGGCGAAGGCTGGTCGGATTACTGGGCGATTACTTTCTACAACGATGGCCGCGTAGGCGAGTACGTGACCAACAACACCACTAACGGCATCAGGCGCGCGGCCTACACGGTCCCGGCCAACCCGGTCCACGATTCTTACGCAGACCTCGGCGTCGGGGGATTTGAAGTTCACCGCGACGGGGAAGTCTGGGCCGCTGCCCTGTGGGACCTCCGCGTCACGCTGGGCGCTGCCATAGCCGACCGCATTGTGTTGGAAGGCATGAAATTCACGCCTTGCAGCCCCTCGTTTCTCAACGCCCGCGACGGAATATTGCAAGCCGACCAGAGCATCAACGGCGGCGCGAACAGGTGCAACATCTGGACAGTCTTCGCGCGTCACGGCATGGGCGTGTCGGCGACGGGTAACAACGGGACCACGCACAACGCCGCGACTGATGTCCCGTCAGACTGCGGAGGCGGCGGAGGCGGAACGACCGTCTTCTTCGATAACTTCGAGACCAGCCTGGGCTGGGTGACTAATGCTAATGGCACCGATACGGCAACGACGGGCCAGTGGGAGCGCGGCAACCCGGAGGACACCAACTCTAGCGGGCCGAAGCAACTCGGCACGACCATCAGCGGAGTCAACGACCTGGTGACGGGCAGGCTCGCGGGCGCATCGGCTGGGGTTAACGACATAGACGGCGGCGTGACATCAATTCGCTCGCCCTCAATCACTCTGCCCGCGACGGGCACTCTGACCTTGTCGTTCAGTTTCTATCTGGCGCACGGGAGCAACGCTTCGAGCGCAGACTTTTTGCGAGTAAGTATCGTAAGCGGGGCGACTACCACAACGGTCTTCCAGAGGCTGGGCGCGGCGGCGGATGTAGACGCCGCGTGGGCCTCGACCAGTGTTAGCCTGAACGCCTTCGCCGGTCAGACAGTAACGATTCGAATCGAGGCCGCCGATGCTTCCGGGGCGAGCCTCGTGGAGGCTGGCATTGACGATGTCAGGGTGACAAGACAGTAA
- a CDS encoding tyrosine-type recombinase/integrase, with amino-acid sequence MAKSKKVDRDGVYKRKDRSGYWITWTDIQGRRRRRSTDAQTLSQATNARAAEMLRVEQARTLGFAPPGEETFIEVAARFLSHQKARLSLKAYEREQGIVEKHLSTFFAGQLSAIRRLDVQRYITKRSGEVSAHTIQKELNVLKHLLRLAVEWEIIPLNPAQGIKSPRVPAGRVRYLQPTELKELMRACPDWLRPIVAIAVCTGMRRSEILNLRWLDVDIAHHRILLPQTKNGEGRIIYLNKSAEQAFISLPFSHNTRPMDRLFPLLTPEQVSVAFQRTCKAVEIEDFRFHDLRHTAASWLRMSGADIHTVAQLLGHKDLRMAARYQHLSPAFLADAVEKLDAVFGEACHHSVTAPNVAIAELAVSV; translated from the coding sequence GTGGCTAAGAGTAAGAAGGTGGATAGAGATGGAGTCTATAAACGCAAAGATCGCTCTGGCTATTGGATTACTTGGACTGATATTCAAGGCCGCCGCCGCCGCCGTAGCACAGACGCTCAGACTCTCTCACAAGCGACTAACGCAAGGGCGGCAGAAATGCTCAGAGTCGAGCAGGCAAGAACTTTGGGTTTTGCTCCACCTGGAGAAGAGACATTTATAGAAGTGGCTGCGCGTTTTCTATCCCATCAAAAAGCTAGGTTGTCACTTAAAGCCTATGAGCGGGAGCAGGGAATAGTTGAAAAACACCTTTCAACATTTTTTGCTGGTCAGCTATCAGCTATTAGACGGCTAGATGTTCAACGATATATCACTAAGAGGAGTGGAGAAGTATCGGCCCATACCATTCAAAAAGAGTTGAACGTCTTAAAACACCTCTTACGGCTGGCTGTAGAGTGGGAAATCATACCTCTTAATCCTGCACAAGGGATAAAGTCTCCGCGAGTTCCTGCCGGTCGTGTACGTTATCTTCAACCTACTGAACTTAAAGAATTGATGCGCGCCTGTCCTGATTGGCTGCGCCCGATTGTTGCTATCGCTGTGTGTACAGGGATGCGGCGATCCGAAATCCTAAATCTTAGATGGCTCGATGTTGATATAGCCCATCATAGGATTCTGCTACCACAAACAAAAAATGGAGAAGGTAGAATCATCTACTTGAATAAATCCGCCGAACAAGCGTTCATTTCTTTGCCCTTTAGTCATAACACTAGACCAATGGATAGGCTGTTTCCACTACTTACGCCAGAACAAGTTAGCGTTGCTTTCCAGCGAACTTGTAAGGCAGTTGAGATAGAAGATTTCAGATTTCACGATCTTAGACACACTGCCGCCTCATGGCTCAGAATGTCGGGCGCAGACATTCACACCGTAGCTCAGTTACTAGGACATAAGGACTTGAGAATGGCCGCGAGGTATCAACACCTGAGTCCTGCTTTTCTAGCTGACGCAGTAGAGAAATTAGATGCGGTATTCGGCGAAGCTTGTCACCATAGCGTCACCGCTCCAAATGTGGCGATTGCGGAATTAGCTGTAAGTGTTTAA